The following proteins are co-located in the Helicoverpa armigera isolate CAAS_96S chromosome 23, ASM3070526v1, whole genome shotgun sequence genome:
- the LOC110376753 gene encoding glutamate-gated chloride channel isoform X5, with amino-acid sequence MDIPRPSCALVLVLLFVTHLSECMNGGKINFREKEKQILDQILGPGRYDARIRPSGINGTGYAPTLVHVNMYLRSISKIDDYKMEYSVQLTFREQWLDERLKFNNLGGRLKYLTLTEANRVWMPDLFFSNEKEGHFHNIIMPNVYIRIFPNGNVLYSIRISLTLSCPMNLKLYPLDKQTCSLRMASYGWTTDDLVFLWKEGDPVQVVKNLHLPRFTLEKFLTDYCNSKTNTGEYSCLKVDLLFKREFSYYLIQIYIPCCMLVIVSWVSFWLDQGAVPARVSLGVTTLLTMATQSSGINASLPPVSYTKAIDVWTGVCLTFVFGALLEFALVNYASRSDMHRENMKKARREMEAASMDAASDLLDTDSNTTFAMMRQCEIHITPPRKNCCRLWMSKFPTRSKRIDVISRITFPLVFALFNLAYWSTYLFRDEDEEK; translated from the exons ATGGACATCCCGCGGCCATCATGCGCCCTCGTATTGGTGTTGTTATTTGTTACGCATCTTTCAGA ATGCATGAACGGTGGGAAGATCAACTTCCGCGAGAAGGAGAAGCAGATCCTGGATCAGATCCTGGGCCCCGGAAGATACGACGCCAGGATCCGACCCTCGGGGATCAACGGCACTG GCTATGCGCCAACGTTAGTCCATGTCAACATGTATCTACGGTCCATCAGCAAAATAGATGATTACAAAATG GAATACTCCGTACAGTTAACGTTTCGGGAACAATGGTTAGATGAACGGCTGAAATTCAATAATCTTGGAG GTCGCCTCAAATACCTGACACTGACCGAAGCGAACAGAGTCTGGATGCCTGATCTGTTCTTCTCCAACGAGAAGGAAGGTCATTTCCACAACATCATCATGCCTAACGTGTACATTCGTATCTTCCCCAACGGCAACGTGCTGTACAGCATCCGAATCTCTCTGACGCTCTCGTGCCCCATGAACCTCAAGTTGTACCCTCTGGATAAGCAGACCTGCTCCCTCAGGATGGCTAGTT ACGGTTGGACCACAGACGACTTGGTGTTCCTATGGAAGGAAGGCGACCCGGTGCAGGTGGTGAAGAACTTACACCTACCTCGGTTCACGCTGGAGAAGTTCCTCACTGACTACTGCAACAGTAAAACTAATACCG GTGAATACAGTTGCCTGAAGGTAGACCTGCTGTTCAAACGCGAGTTCAGTTACTACCTGATCCAGATCTACATTCCGTGCTGCATGCTGGTCATCGTCTCCTGGGTGTCCTTCTGGCTGGACCAAGGAGCTGTGCCTGCGAGGGTTTCACTAG GAGTGACGACTCTACTAACAATGGCGACCCAGTCGTCAGGCATCAACGCTTCCCTACCACCCGTGTCCTACACCAAAGCTATTGACGTCTGGACAGGTGTATGTCTAACATTCGTCTTCGGAGCGCTACTAGAGTTCGCTCTGGTCAACTACGCGTCTCGCTCAGACATGCACCGAGAGAACATGAAGAAAGCGAGACGAGAGATGGAAGCAGCCAGCATGGATGCTGCCTCCGATCTCCTTGACACAGATAGCAACACTACCTTTGCTATG ATGCGGCAGTGCGAGATCCACATCACCCCGCCGCGGAAGAACTGCTGCCGCCTGTGGATGTCCAAGTTTCCCACGCGCTCCAAGAGGATAGACGTCATCTCCAGGATCACCTTCCCCCTTGTGTTCGCTTTGTTTAACCTGGCTTACTG GTCGACGTACCTGTTCCGCGACGAGGACGAGGAGAAGTGA
- the LOC110376753 gene encoding glutamate-gated chloride channel isoform X8 has protein sequence MDIPRPSCALVLVLLFVTHLSECMNGGKINFREKEKQILDQILGPGRYDARIRPSGINGTDGPAVVNINLFVRSITTISDIKMEYSVQLTFREQWLDERLKFNNLGGRLKYLTLTEANRVWMPDLFFSNEKEGHFHNIIMPNVYIRIFPNGNVLYSIRISLTLSCPMNLKLYPLDKQTCSLRMASYGWTTDDLVFLWKEGDPVQVVKNLHLPRFTLEKFLTDYCNSKTNTGEYSCLKVDLLFKREFSYYLIQIYIPCCMLVIVSWVSFWLDQGAVPARVSLGVTTLLTMATQSSGINASLPPVSYTKAIDVWTGVCLTFVFGALLEFALVNYASRSDMHRENMKKARREMEAASMDAASDLLDTDSNTTFAMMRQCEIHITPPRKNCCRLWMSKFPTRSKRIDVISRITFPLVFALFNLAYWSTYLFRDEDEEK, from the exons ATGGACATCCCGCGGCCATCATGCGCCCTCGTATTGGTGTTGTTATTTGTTACGCATCTTTCAGA ATGCATGAACGGTGGGAAGATCAACTTCCGCGAGAAGGAGAAGCAGATCCTGGATCAGATCCTGGGCCCCGGAAGATACGACGCCAGGATCCGACCCTCGGGGATCAACGGCACTG ATGGCCCAGCTGTAGTTAATATAAACCTGTTCGTGAGAAGTATAACGACTATAAGCGACATAAAGATG GAATACTCCGTACAGTTAACGTTTCGGGAACAATGGTTAGATGAACGGCTGAAATTCAATAATCTTGGAG GTCGCCTCAAATACCTGACACTGACCGAAGCGAACAGAGTCTGGATGCCTGATCTGTTCTTCTCCAACGAGAAGGAAGGTCATTTCCACAACATCATCATGCCTAACGTGTACATTCGTATCTTCCCCAACGGCAACGTGCTGTACAGCATCCGAATCTCTCTGACGCTCTCGTGCCCCATGAACCTCAAGTTGTACCCTCTGGATAAGCAGACCTGCTCCCTCAGGATGGCTAGTT ACGGTTGGACCACAGACGACTTGGTGTTCCTATGGAAGGAAGGCGACCCGGTGCAGGTGGTGAAGAACTTACACCTACCTCGGTTCACGCTGGAGAAGTTCCTCACTGACTACTGCAACAGTAAAACTAATACCG GTGAATACAGTTGCCTGAAGGTAGACCTGCTGTTCAAACGCGAGTTCAGTTACTACCTGATCCAGATCTACATTCCGTGCTGCATGCTGGTCATCGTCTCCTGGGTGTCCTTCTGGCTGGACCAAGGAGCTGTGCCTGCGAGGGTTTCACTAG GAGTGACGACTCTACTAACAATGGCGACCCAGTCGTCAGGCATCAACGCTTCCCTACCACCCGTGTCCTACACCAAAGCTATTGACGTCTGGACAGGTGTATGTCTAACATTCGTCTTCGGAGCGCTACTAGAGTTCGCTCTGGTCAACTACGCGTCTCGCTCAGACATGCACCGAGAGAACATGAAGAAAGCGAGACGAGAGATGGAAGCAGCCAGCATGGATGCTGCCTCCGATCTCCTTGACACAGATAGCAACACTACCTTTGCTATG ATGCGGCAGTGCGAGATCCACATCACCCCGCCGCGGAAGAACTGCTGCCGCCTGTGGATGTCCAAGTTTCCCACGCGCTCCAAGAGGATAGACGTCATCTCCAGGATCACCTTCCCCCTTGTGTTCGCTTTGTTTAACCTGGCTTACTG GTCGACGTACCTGTTCCGCGACGAGGACGAGGAGAAGTGA
- the LOC110376753 gene encoding glutamate-gated chloride channel isoform X1 — MDIPRPSCALVLVLLFVTHLSECMNGGKINFREKEKQILDQILGPGRYDARIRPSGINGTGYAPTLVHVNMYLRSISKIDDYKMEYSVQLTFREQWLDERLKFNNLGGRLKYLTLTEANRVWMPDLFFSNEKEGHFHNIIMPNVYIRIFPNGNVLYSIRISLTLSCPMNLKLYPLDKQTCSLRMASYGWTTDDLVFLWKEGDPVQVVKNLHLPRFTLEKFLTDYCNSKTNTGEYSCLKVDLLFKREFSYYLIQIYIPCCMLVIVSWVSFWLDQGAVPARVSLGVTTLLTMATQSSGINASLPPVSYTKAIDVWTGVCLTFVFGALLEFALVNYASRSDMHRENMKKARREMEAASMDAASDLLDTDSNTTFAMKPLVRGGVVESKMRQCEIHITPPRKNCCRLWMSKFPTRSKRIDVISRITFPLVFALFNLAYWSTYLFRDEDEEK; from the exons ATGGACATCCCGCGGCCATCATGCGCCCTCGTATTGGTGTTGTTATTTGTTACGCATCTTTCAGA ATGCATGAACGGTGGGAAGATCAACTTCCGCGAGAAGGAGAAGCAGATCCTGGATCAGATCCTGGGCCCCGGAAGATACGACGCCAGGATCCGACCCTCGGGGATCAACGGCACTG GCTATGCGCCAACGTTAGTCCATGTCAACATGTATCTACGGTCCATCAGCAAAATAGATGATTACAAAATG GAATACTCCGTACAGTTAACGTTTCGGGAACAATGGTTAGATGAACGGCTGAAATTCAATAATCTTGGAG GTCGCCTCAAATACCTGACACTGACCGAAGCGAACAGAGTCTGGATGCCTGATCTGTTCTTCTCCAACGAGAAGGAAGGTCATTTCCACAACATCATCATGCCTAACGTGTACATTCGTATCTTCCCCAACGGCAACGTGCTGTACAGCATCCGAATCTCTCTGACGCTCTCGTGCCCCATGAACCTCAAGTTGTACCCTCTGGATAAGCAGACCTGCTCCCTCAGGATGGCTAGTT ACGGTTGGACCACAGACGACTTGGTGTTCCTATGGAAGGAAGGCGACCCGGTGCAGGTGGTGAAGAACTTACACCTACCTCGGTTCACGCTGGAGAAGTTCCTCACTGACTACTGCAACAGTAAAACTAATACCG GTGAATACAGTTGCCTGAAGGTAGACCTGCTGTTCAAACGCGAGTTCAGTTACTACCTGATCCAGATCTACATTCCGTGCTGCATGCTGGTCATCGTCTCCTGGGTGTCCTTCTGGCTGGACCAAGGAGCTGTGCCTGCGAGGGTTTCACTAG GAGTGACGACTCTACTAACAATGGCGACCCAGTCGTCAGGCATCAACGCTTCCCTACCACCCGTGTCCTACACCAAAGCTATTGACGTCTGGACAGGTGTATGTCTAACATTCGTCTTCGGAGCGCTACTAGAGTTCGCTCTGGTCAACTACGCGTCTCGCTCAGACATGCACCGAGAGAACATGAAGAAAGCGAGACGAGAGATGGAAGCAGCCAGCATGGATGCTGCCTCCGATCTCCTTGACACAGATAGCAACACTACCTTTGCTATG AAACCCTTGGTGCGCGGCGGCGTGGTGGAATCCAAGATGCGGCAGTGCGAGATCCACATCACCCCGCCGCGGAAGAACTGCTGCCGCCTGTGGATGTCCAAGTTTCCCACGCGCTCCAAGAGGATAGACGTCATCTCCAGGATCACCTTCCCCCTTGTGTTCGCTTTGTTTAACCTGGCTTACTG GTCGACGTACCTGTTCCGCGACGAGGACGAGGAGAAGTGA
- the LOC110376753 gene encoding glutamate-gated chloride channel isoform X7, with amino-acid sequence MDIPRPSCALVLVLLFVTHLSECMNGGKINFREKEKQILDQILGPGRYDARIRPSGINGTDGPAVVSVNIFVRSISKIDDVTMEYSVQLTFREQWLDERLKFNNLGGRLKYLTLTEANRVWMPDLFFSNEKEGHFHNIIMPNVYIRIFPNGNVLYSIRISLTLSCPMNLKLYPLDKQTCSLRMASYGWTTDDLVFLWKEGDPVQVVKNLHLPRFTLEKFLTDYCNSKTNTGEYSCLKVDLLFKREFSYYLIQIYIPCCMLVIVSWVSFWLDQGAVPARVSLGVTTLLTMATQSSGINASLPPVSYTKAIDVWTGVCLTFVFGALLEFALVNYASRSDMHRENMKKARREMEAASMDAASDLLDTDSNTTFAMMRQCEIHITPPRKNCCRLWMSKFPTRSKRIDVISRITFPLVFALFNLAYWSTYLFRDEDEEK; translated from the exons ATGGACATCCCGCGGCCATCATGCGCCCTCGTATTGGTGTTGTTATTTGTTACGCATCTTTCAGA ATGCATGAACGGTGGGAAGATCAACTTCCGCGAGAAGGAGAAGCAGATCCTGGATCAGATCCTGGGCCCCGGAAGATACGACGCCAGGATCCGACCCTCGGGGATCAACGGCACTG ATGGGCCAGCGGTAGTGAGCGTCAATATATTTGTCCGAAGTATATCAAAGATCGATGACGTCACAATG GAATACTCCGTACAGTTAACGTTTCGGGAACAATGGTTAGATGAACGGCTGAAATTCAATAATCTTGGAG GTCGCCTCAAATACCTGACACTGACCGAAGCGAACAGAGTCTGGATGCCTGATCTGTTCTTCTCCAACGAGAAGGAAGGTCATTTCCACAACATCATCATGCCTAACGTGTACATTCGTATCTTCCCCAACGGCAACGTGCTGTACAGCATCCGAATCTCTCTGACGCTCTCGTGCCCCATGAACCTCAAGTTGTACCCTCTGGATAAGCAGACCTGCTCCCTCAGGATGGCTAGTT ACGGTTGGACCACAGACGACTTGGTGTTCCTATGGAAGGAAGGCGACCCGGTGCAGGTGGTGAAGAACTTACACCTACCTCGGTTCACGCTGGAGAAGTTCCTCACTGACTACTGCAACAGTAAAACTAATACCG GTGAATACAGTTGCCTGAAGGTAGACCTGCTGTTCAAACGCGAGTTCAGTTACTACCTGATCCAGATCTACATTCCGTGCTGCATGCTGGTCATCGTCTCCTGGGTGTCCTTCTGGCTGGACCAAGGAGCTGTGCCTGCGAGGGTTTCACTAG GAGTGACGACTCTACTAACAATGGCGACCCAGTCGTCAGGCATCAACGCTTCCCTACCACCCGTGTCCTACACCAAAGCTATTGACGTCTGGACAGGTGTATGTCTAACATTCGTCTTCGGAGCGCTACTAGAGTTCGCTCTGGTCAACTACGCGTCTCGCTCAGACATGCACCGAGAGAACATGAAGAAAGCGAGACGAGAGATGGAAGCAGCCAGCATGGATGCTGCCTCCGATCTCCTTGACACAGATAGCAACACTACCTTTGCTATG ATGCGGCAGTGCGAGATCCACATCACCCCGCCGCGGAAGAACTGCTGCCGCCTGTGGATGTCCAAGTTTCCCACGCGCTCCAAGAGGATAGACGTCATCTCCAGGATCACCTTCCCCCTTGTGTTCGCTTTGTTTAACCTGGCTTACTG GTCGACGTACCTGTTCCGCGACGAGGACGAGGAGAAGTGA
- the LOC110376753 gene encoding glutamate-gated chloride channel isoform X3: MDIPRPSCALVLVLLFVTHLSECMNGGKINFREKEKQILDQILGPGRYDARIRPSGINGTDGPAVVNINLFVRSITTISDIKMEYSVQLTFREQWLDERLKFNNLGGRLKYLTLTEANRVWMPDLFFSNEKEGHFHNIIMPNVYIRIFPNGNVLYSIRISLTLSCPMNLKLYPLDKQTCSLRMASYGWTTDDLVFLWKEGDPVQVVKNLHLPRFTLEKFLTDYCNSKTNTGEYSCLKVDLLFKREFSYYLIQIYIPCCMLVIVSWVSFWLDQGAVPARVSLGVTTLLTMATQSSGINASLPPVSYTKAIDVWTGVCLTFVFGALLEFALVNYASRSDMHRENMKKARREMEAASMDAASDLLDTDSNTTFAMKPLVRGGVVESKMRQCEIHITPPRKNCCRLWMSKFPTRSKRIDVISRITFPLVFALFNLAYWSTYLFRDEDEEK, translated from the exons ATGGACATCCCGCGGCCATCATGCGCCCTCGTATTGGTGTTGTTATTTGTTACGCATCTTTCAGA ATGCATGAACGGTGGGAAGATCAACTTCCGCGAGAAGGAGAAGCAGATCCTGGATCAGATCCTGGGCCCCGGAAGATACGACGCCAGGATCCGACCCTCGGGGATCAACGGCACTG ATGGCCCAGCTGTAGTTAATATAAACCTGTTCGTGAGAAGTATAACGACTATAAGCGACATAAAGATG GAATACTCCGTACAGTTAACGTTTCGGGAACAATGGTTAGATGAACGGCTGAAATTCAATAATCTTGGAG GTCGCCTCAAATACCTGACACTGACCGAAGCGAACAGAGTCTGGATGCCTGATCTGTTCTTCTCCAACGAGAAGGAAGGTCATTTCCACAACATCATCATGCCTAACGTGTACATTCGTATCTTCCCCAACGGCAACGTGCTGTACAGCATCCGAATCTCTCTGACGCTCTCGTGCCCCATGAACCTCAAGTTGTACCCTCTGGATAAGCAGACCTGCTCCCTCAGGATGGCTAGTT ACGGTTGGACCACAGACGACTTGGTGTTCCTATGGAAGGAAGGCGACCCGGTGCAGGTGGTGAAGAACTTACACCTACCTCGGTTCACGCTGGAGAAGTTCCTCACTGACTACTGCAACAGTAAAACTAATACCG GTGAATACAGTTGCCTGAAGGTAGACCTGCTGTTCAAACGCGAGTTCAGTTACTACCTGATCCAGATCTACATTCCGTGCTGCATGCTGGTCATCGTCTCCTGGGTGTCCTTCTGGCTGGACCAAGGAGCTGTGCCTGCGAGGGTTTCACTAG GAGTGACGACTCTACTAACAATGGCGACCCAGTCGTCAGGCATCAACGCTTCCCTACCACCCGTGTCCTACACCAAAGCTATTGACGTCTGGACAGGTGTATGTCTAACATTCGTCTTCGGAGCGCTACTAGAGTTCGCTCTGGTCAACTACGCGTCTCGCTCAGACATGCACCGAGAGAACATGAAGAAAGCGAGACGAGAGATGGAAGCAGCCAGCATGGATGCTGCCTCCGATCTCCTTGACACAGATAGCAACACTACCTTTGCTATG AAACCCTTGGTGCGCGGCGGCGTGGTGGAATCCAAGATGCGGCAGTGCGAGATCCACATCACCCCGCCGCGGAAGAACTGCTGCCGCCTGTGGATGTCCAAGTTTCCCACGCGCTCCAAGAGGATAGACGTCATCTCCAGGATCACCTTCCCCCTTGTGTTCGCTTTGTTTAACCTGGCTTACTG GTCGACGTACCTGTTCCGCGACGAGGACGAGGAGAAGTGA
- the LOC110376753 gene encoding glutamate-gated chloride channel isoform X2 — translation MDIPRPSCALVLVLLFVTHLSECMNGGKINFREKEKQILDQILGPGRYDARIRPSGINGTDGPAVVSVNIFVRSISKIDDVTMEYSVQLTFREQWLDERLKFNNLGGRLKYLTLTEANRVWMPDLFFSNEKEGHFHNIIMPNVYIRIFPNGNVLYSIRISLTLSCPMNLKLYPLDKQTCSLRMASYGWTTDDLVFLWKEGDPVQVVKNLHLPRFTLEKFLTDYCNSKTNTGEYSCLKVDLLFKREFSYYLIQIYIPCCMLVIVSWVSFWLDQGAVPARVSLGVTTLLTMATQSSGINASLPPVSYTKAIDVWTGVCLTFVFGALLEFALVNYASRSDMHRENMKKARREMEAASMDAASDLLDTDSNTTFAMKPLVRGGVVESKMRQCEIHITPPRKNCCRLWMSKFPTRSKRIDVISRITFPLVFALFNLAYWSTYLFRDEDEEK, via the exons ATGGACATCCCGCGGCCATCATGCGCCCTCGTATTGGTGTTGTTATTTGTTACGCATCTTTCAGA ATGCATGAACGGTGGGAAGATCAACTTCCGCGAGAAGGAGAAGCAGATCCTGGATCAGATCCTGGGCCCCGGAAGATACGACGCCAGGATCCGACCCTCGGGGATCAACGGCACTG ATGGGCCAGCGGTAGTGAGCGTCAATATATTTGTCCGAAGTATATCAAAGATCGATGACGTCACAATG GAATACTCCGTACAGTTAACGTTTCGGGAACAATGGTTAGATGAACGGCTGAAATTCAATAATCTTGGAG GTCGCCTCAAATACCTGACACTGACCGAAGCGAACAGAGTCTGGATGCCTGATCTGTTCTTCTCCAACGAGAAGGAAGGTCATTTCCACAACATCATCATGCCTAACGTGTACATTCGTATCTTCCCCAACGGCAACGTGCTGTACAGCATCCGAATCTCTCTGACGCTCTCGTGCCCCATGAACCTCAAGTTGTACCCTCTGGATAAGCAGACCTGCTCCCTCAGGATGGCTAGTT ACGGTTGGACCACAGACGACTTGGTGTTCCTATGGAAGGAAGGCGACCCGGTGCAGGTGGTGAAGAACTTACACCTACCTCGGTTCACGCTGGAGAAGTTCCTCACTGACTACTGCAACAGTAAAACTAATACCG GTGAATACAGTTGCCTGAAGGTAGACCTGCTGTTCAAACGCGAGTTCAGTTACTACCTGATCCAGATCTACATTCCGTGCTGCATGCTGGTCATCGTCTCCTGGGTGTCCTTCTGGCTGGACCAAGGAGCTGTGCCTGCGAGGGTTTCACTAG GAGTGACGACTCTACTAACAATGGCGACCCAGTCGTCAGGCATCAACGCTTCCCTACCACCCGTGTCCTACACCAAAGCTATTGACGTCTGGACAGGTGTATGTCTAACATTCGTCTTCGGAGCGCTACTAGAGTTCGCTCTGGTCAACTACGCGTCTCGCTCAGACATGCACCGAGAGAACATGAAGAAAGCGAGACGAGAGATGGAAGCAGCCAGCATGGATGCTGCCTCCGATCTCCTTGACACAGATAGCAACACTACCTTTGCTATG AAACCCTTGGTGCGCGGCGGCGTGGTGGAATCCAAGATGCGGCAGTGCGAGATCCACATCACCCCGCCGCGGAAGAACTGCTGCCGCCTGTGGATGTCCAAGTTTCCCACGCGCTCCAAGAGGATAGACGTCATCTCCAGGATCACCTTCCCCCTTGTGTTCGCTTTGTTTAACCTGGCTTACTG GTCGACGTACCTGTTCCGCGACGAGGACGAGGAGAAGTGA
- the LOC110376753 gene encoding glutamate-gated chloride channel isoform X9: MLTTEYSVQLTFREQWLDERLKFNNLGGRLKYLTLTEANRVWMPDLFFSNEKEGHFHNIIMPNVYIRIFPNGNVLYSIRISLTLSCPMNLKLYPLDKQTCSLRMASYGWTTDDLVFLWKEGDPVQVVKNLHLPRFTLEKFLTDYCNSKTNTGEYSCLKVDLLFKREFSYYLIQIYIPCCMLVIVSWVSFWLDQGAVPARVSLGVTTLLTMATQSSGINASLPPVSYTKAIDVWTGVCLTFVFGALLEFALVNYASRSDMHRENMKKARREMEAASMDAASDLLDTDSNTTFAMKPLVRGGVVESKMRQCEIHITPPRKNCCRLWMSKFPTRSKRIDVISRITFPLVFALFNLAYWSTYLFRDEDEEK; the protein is encoded by the exons ATGCTGACGACG GAATACTCCGTACAGTTAACGTTTCGGGAACAATGGTTAGATGAACGGCTGAAATTCAATAATCTTGGAG GTCGCCTCAAATACCTGACACTGACCGAAGCGAACAGAGTCTGGATGCCTGATCTGTTCTTCTCCAACGAGAAGGAAGGTCATTTCCACAACATCATCATGCCTAACGTGTACATTCGTATCTTCCCCAACGGCAACGTGCTGTACAGCATCCGAATCTCTCTGACGCTCTCGTGCCCCATGAACCTCAAGTTGTACCCTCTGGATAAGCAGACCTGCTCCCTCAGGATGGCTAGTT ACGGTTGGACCACAGACGACTTGGTGTTCCTATGGAAGGAAGGCGACCCGGTGCAGGTGGTGAAGAACTTACACCTACCTCGGTTCACGCTGGAGAAGTTCCTCACTGACTACTGCAACAGTAAAACTAATACCG GTGAATACAGTTGCCTGAAGGTAGACCTGCTGTTCAAACGCGAGTTCAGTTACTACCTGATCCAGATCTACATTCCGTGCTGCATGCTGGTCATCGTCTCCTGGGTGTCCTTCTGGCTGGACCAAGGAGCTGTGCCTGCGAGGGTTTCACTAG GAGTGACGACTCTACTAACAATGGCGACCCAGTCGTCAGGCATCAACGCTTCCCTACCACCCGTGTCCTACACCAAAGCTATTGACGTCTGGACAGGTGTATGTCTAACATTCGTCTTCGGAGCGCTACTAGAGTTCGCTCTGGTCAACTACGCGTCTCGCTCAGACATGCACCGAGAGAACATGAAGAAAGCGAGACGAGAGATGGAAGCAGCCAGCATGGATGCTGCCTCCGATCTCCTTGACACAGATAGCAACACTACCTTTGCTATG AAACCCTTGGTGCGCGGCGGCGTGGTGGAATCCAAGATGCGGCAGTGCGAGATCCACATCACCCCGCCGCGGAAGAACTGCTGCCGCCTGTGGATGTCCAAGTTTCCCACGCGCTCCAAGAGGATAGACGTCATCTCCAGGATCACCTTCCCCCTTGTGTTCGCTTTGTTTAACCTGGCTTACTG GTCGACGTACCTGTTCCGCGACGAGGACGAGGAGAAGTGA
- the LOC110376753 gene encoding glutamate-gated chloride channel isoform X4 produces MDIPRPSCALVLVLLFVTHLSECMNGGKINFREKEKQILDQILGPGRYDARIRPSGINGTGYAPTLVHVNMYLRSISKIDDYKMEYSVQLTFREQWLDERLKFNNLGGRLKYLTLTEANRVWMPDLFFSNEKEGHFHNIIMPNVYIRIFPNGNVLYSIRISLTLSCPMNLKLYPLDKQTCSLRMASYGWTTDDLVFLWKEGDPVQVVKNLHLPRFTLEKFLTDYCNSKTNTGEYSCLKVDLLFKREFSYYLIQIYIPCCMLVIVSWVSFWLDQGAVPARVSLGVTTLLTMATQSSGINASLPPVSYTKAIDVWTGVCLTFVFGALLEFALVNYASRSDMHRENMKKARREMEAASMDAASDLLDTDSNTTFAMKPLVRGGVVESKMRQCEIHITPPRKNCCRLWMSKFPTRSKRIDVISRITFPLVFALFNLAYWTISKE; encoded by the exons ATGGACATCCCGCGGCCATCATGCGCCCTCGTATTGGTGTTGTTATTTGTTACGCATCTTTCAGA ATGCATGAACGGTGGGAAGATCAACTTCCGCGAGAAGGAGAAGCAGATCCTGGATCAGATCCTGGGCCCCGGAAGATACGACGCCAGGATCCGACCCTCGGGGATCAACGGCACTG GCTATGCGCCAACGTTAGTCCATGTCAACATGTATCTACGGTCCATCAGCAAAATAGATGATTACAAAATG GAATACTCCGTACAGTTAACGTTTCGGGAACAATGGTTAGATGAACGGCTGAAATTCAATAATCTTGGAG GTCGCCTCAAATACCTGACACTGACCGAAGCGAACAGAGTCTGGATGCCTGATCTGTTCTTCTCCAACGAGAAGGAAGGTCATTTCCACAACATCATCATGCCTAACGTGTACATTCGTATCTTCCCCAACGGCAACGTGCTGTACAGCATCCGAATCTCTCTGACGCTCTCGTGCCCCATGAACCTCAAGTTGTACCCTCTGGATAAGCAGACCTGCTCCCTCAGGATGGCTAGTT ACGGTTGGACCACAGACGACTTGGTGTTCCTATGGAAGGAAGGCGACCCGGTGCAGGTGGTGAAGAACTTACACCTACCTCGGTTCACGCTGGAGAAGTTCCTCACTGACTACTGCAACAGTAAAACTAATACCG GTGAATACAGTTGCCTGAAGGTAGACCTGCTGTTCAAACGCGAGTTCAGTTACTACCTGATCCAGATCTACATTCCGTGCTGCATGCTGGTCATCGTCTCCTGGGTGTCCTTCTGGCTGGACCAAGGAGCTGTGCCTGCGAGGGTTTCACTAG GAGTGACGACTCTACTAACAATGGCGACCCAGTCGTCAGGCATCAACGCTTCCCTACCACCCGTGTCCTACACCAAAGCTATTGACGTCTGGACAGGTGTATGTCTAACATTCGTCTTCGGAGCGCTACTAGAGTTCGCTCTGGTCAACTACGCGTCTCGCTCAGACATGCACCGAGAGAACATGAAGAAAGCGAGACGAGAGATGGAAGCAGCCAGCATGGATGCTGCCTCCGATCTCCTTGACACAGATAGCAACACTACCTTTGCTATG AAACCCTTGGTGCGCGGCGGCGTGGTGGAATCCAAGATGCGGCAGTGCGAGATCCACATCACCCCGCCGCGGAAGAACTGCTGCCGCCTGTGGATGTCCAAGTTTCCCACGCGCTCCAAGAGGATAGACGTCATCTCCAGGATCACCTTCCCCCTTGTGTTCGCTTTGTTTAACCTGGCTTACTG GACTATAAGTAAGGAATGA